The genomic segment CATCAGATAATCCCGGTGCTTTGATTTCCTCTGTTGTCttgaaagaaaacaattattctGAATGGGCTACAGAACTTATGAATTCTCTCCAAGCTAAACAAAAACTCGGTTTCATTGATGGTTCGATAACAAAGCCACCAATGGAACCTGATTTGTCGGCCTGGAAAGCTGCTAATTCTATGATCATAGGATGGATTAGAACATCTATTGATCCAACTCTTCGATCCAAAGTTTCTTTTGTAGCTGATGCTAAAGACCTTTGGGACAGCCTTCAATAACAATTTTCTACTGGCAATGGTGTTCGCAAACAACTACTCAAGGATGAAATTTCAGCTTGCAAGCAAGATGGACAACCGGTTTTAGCTTACTATGGGGGTTTAACCAAGCTTTGGGAAGAATTACAAAATCAGCAGACCGTGTACTTGCGCTGCAGCTCCCGACATCGCAAAGGAACGTGAAGATGACAAAGTGCATCAATTCTTATTTGGCTTGGATGAACGATTCTGTCCTATTCGTTCAACAATTACTGATCAGGATCCTTTACCTGATCTGAATCATGTTTACTCACGAGTCATCCGTGAAGAGCAAAACCTTAATGCTTCACGGCTTAAGGATGTTGTCAAAACCGATGCTATCGGATTTTACTGTTCAAGCCTCATCACCTCAAGTTGCGGCTGTCTCGGCTCCTCGCTCTCGGGATCGATCATCCTTACTCTGCACTCATTGTCATCGACAAGGACATGAAGTTACTGAGTGTTTCTTAGTTCATGGTTATCCCGATTGGTGGCTTGAACAAAATCGTCACGACGGGTCTACAAACTCTACGGGTCGAGGATCTTCTGGCCGAGGCAGTTCTGGTCGTGGCAATCGTGGTCGAGGAAACTCATCTTCTGGATCTCGTGGTCGAGGACGAGCTAATGCCGTCAGCACTCGTTCCAATACTTCCACCACCAATGACGCACCTGATCCAATTACTCATCTCATCTCCCTCCTACAAGCTCATCGCCCAAATACTTCTTCTGAGAAGTTGTCGGGTAAAACTCAACTTACTGATGTGATCATTGATACAGGTGCTTCGCATCATATGACTGGTGATCTCGGCTTACCGACCGACGTAACCAATATTGTTCCTTCGGATGTTACTAAACCCGACGGGACTGCTTCTCGTGCCACTCAACGCGGGACTCTCGCTTTAAATGACAAATATTCTCTTCCTAATGTGCTTTATGTGCTAGATTTTAATTGCACATTAATTTCTGTTGCCAAATTGTTAAAACACACTGGTTGTATCGGGATATTCACTGATGCTTTATGTTTCTTGCAAGACCGTTTACGAGGACTTTGATTTGTACGGGTGAAGAGCGTGAGGGGGTGTACTATTTTACCGGTGTTCTTGCTGCTCGTGTCAACAAAGCTGTCAAAGAATCTTCTTCTGCAGCCCTGTGGCATCACATACTAGGGCATCCTTCTATCGGTGTTTTGCTTGCTTTACCAGAATTGGATCAGTCTCGTAGTGCTTTGGAGACGATTAAGAATTGTGATATTTGTCTTCGTTCTAAACAAACACGTCAAGTTTTTCTTGAAAGTTTTAATAAAACTACTACTTTTGAACTTGTTCATTGTAATGTTTGGGGTCCTTATCGCACACCGTCTTCTTGTGGTTCAAGTTATTTCTTAACTTTAGTTGATGATTTCTCACGGTCGGTATGGACGTTCCTCGTGGTTGAAATATCTGAAGTTGCTAAGctaattcataatttttgtgCTATGACTGAACGACAATTCAATAAACCGGTTAAGACATTTCGGAGCGACAACGGAACTGAATTCATGTGTCTTACATCATTCTTTCAAGAAAAAGGCATTATTCACCAGACTTCTTGTGTCGACACACCACAGCAGAATGGACGTGTTGAACGCAAACACAGACACATTTTAAATGTTGCTCGTGCGTGTCTTTTCCAGAGTCAtctccctcgcaaattttgggGTGAAAGCATTCTCACTGCTACTTACTTGATCAATCGCACTCCTACACCGATTTTACATGGTAAATCTCCGTAGGAGGTTTTGTTCGGCACTCGTCCCTCTTATTCTATGCTTCGTACatttggttgtttatgctatGCTCATCATCGATCTCGCGATAAGGACAAATTTGGGGAACGAAGTCGGCGATGTGTTTTTGTCGGTTAACCCTATGGCAAGAAAGGATGGAGGCTTTATGATTTGGagaattcaaattttttgttaacCGTGATGTTATTTTCCAAGAAAATGTGTTTCCCTTTGCATCCTTGGATGTTGTTCTCTCCGAAGTCTCTCACCCGATCACACATTCCTCTATTGATATTGTCGATGATGTATTGGTTTCACC from the Camelina sativa cultivar DH55 chromosome 12, Cs, whole genome shotgun sequence genome contains:
- the LOC104732424 gene encoding uncharacterized protein LOC104732424, producing the protein MFTHESSVKSKTLMLHGLRMLSKPMLSDFTVQASSPQVAAVSAPRSRDRSSLLCTHCHRQGHEVTECFLVHGYPDWWLEQNRHDGSTNSTGRGSSGRGSSGRGNRGRGNSSSGSRGRGRANAVSTRSNTSTTNDAPDPITHLISLLQAHRPNTSSEKLSDRLRGL